A genomic segment from Conger conger chromosome 2, fConCon1.1, whole genome shotgun sequence encodes:
- the tbc1d12b gene encoding TBC1 domain family member 12 isoform X1, producing MEKAENGASQSALSIDVNENEETSRSYSALSDCKTDAPSRLLKASKNQAFAEDNRKSGQTGKGYVCLVNRRNVNVDATVLPSLCGGAGDRKMLDFVTDCLPSEIKDNCVISELCSDAILNGFPESSGQLMVESNAGGGGIEGTPSCSAGVSTGQQEMNGMLLLDGISQGAGDTDCYSKSEPEVRPTAVSSFACDGKHQQNCTCTASPPATVKLPNWGGDCVRQGAYEPDSVPQTKDRPIVVSSSPDASEKEAKSTNGGLLIVNTAVENVQTLAPNPQIKNVSLSPACCKGASEESEPGKNTHTTLVNEGNVSDIVSSEPSASNLSPSPSYHEDKRDDLENDVQQGKGAPARPLTLRTHPNNPVSLSCDSTPLSPEDGEMFGADGQHDLRFMDVSLSSRNTFEASRRQSAPDNIPDGVNVESSDQGLKSKKHGISDFFGRSLFSRKSKEQKPSSQSVPGWKLFGKVPLRENPAKDSRTIQQQESNPGNLTSVSTPNLLSAGEYEARTGKAPIPLSKAQSGRRKNLEFEPLSTTALILENRPSNLPAKSAEEAQRHRQEYDEMVAEAKKREMKEAQRKKKQMKERFKQEEIIANSMVIWNTEILPNWESMRNTRRVRDLWWQGLPPSVRGKVWSLAIGNELNITHELYEIFLSRAKERWRCLSESSSETEAEDPGASLADRESSLDLIKLDISRTFPSLFIFQKGGPYHDLLHSVLGAYTCYRPDVGYVQGMSFIAAVLILNLEEADAFIAFANLLNKPCQMAFFRVDHDLMLKYFAAFEVFFEENLPRLFNHFQSYNLTPDLYLIDWIFTLYSKSLPLDLACRVWDVFCRDGEEYLFRTGLGILRLFEEVLLQMDFIHIAQFLTRLPEDLACERLFSCIAAVQMVCSNKKWAQVFAALMKDNKDMDKNNSPALKS from the exons atggaaaaagcagaaaatggaGCTTCACAGTCGGCTTTGTCTATCGATGTCAACGAAAACGAGGAGACAAGCAGGTCGTACTCTGCATTATCTGATTGCAAAACAGACGCACCGTCTCGTCTGTTGAAAGCCAGCAAAAACCAAGCCTTCGCAGAGGATAATAGAAAGTCAGGTCAGACAGGGAAAGGATACGTTTGTCTTGTGAACAGGAGGAATGTAAACGTAGACGCGACTGTGTTACCATCCCTGTGCGGTGGAGCCGGGGATAGGAAGATGCTAGATTTTGTTACAGACTGTCTTCCCAGTGAGATTAAAGATAACTGTGTCATTTCAGAGTTGTGTAGTGATGCCATACTAAACGGATTTCCTGAGTCATCGGGACAGCTAATGGTTGAATCAAATGCTGGAGGAGGGGGAATAGAGGGAACTCCATCCTGCTCGGCCGGTGTGTCCACCGGTCAGCAAGAAATGAACGGGATGCTGCTGCTAGACGGAATCTCACAGGGGGCTGGGGACACGGATTGTTACTCCAAATCTGAGCCAGAGGTGCGGCCCACCGCTGTTTCTTCATTTGCGTGCGATGGAAAACATCAGCAGAACTGCACTTGCACGGCCTCGCCGCCCGCAACCGTAAAGCTGCCTAATTGGGGGGGAGACTGTGTTCGACAAGGTGCTTACGAACCCGACTCTGTTCCACAAACTAAGGACCGACCCATCGTTGTTTCTAGCTCACCAGATGCTTCTGAAAAGGAGGCGAAATCAACAAATGGTGGGCTACTCATTGTAAACACAGCCGTGGAAAACGTACAGACTCTTGCACCTAATCCACAAATCAAAAACGTCTCTTTGTCACCAGCCTGTTGTAAAGGTGCCAGTGAGGAATCTGAGCCTGgtaaaaacacgcacacaacactAGTGAACGAAGGGAATGTGTCCGACATTGTTTCTTCTGAACCCAGTGCCAGCAATTTATCGCCGAGCCCATCGTACCACGAAGACAAAAGAGACGATTTGGAAAATGATGTGCAGCAGGGTAAGGGCGCTCCCGCTAGGCCCCTAACTCTCAGGACGCACCCGAACAATCCCGTCTCTCTGAGCTGtgactccactccactgagtCCGGAGGATGGCGAGATGTTCGGGGCCGACGGGCAACATGACCTACGGTTCATGGATGTCAGCTTAAGTTCCAGAAACACATTCGAGGCCAGTCGTCGACAAAGCGCCCCCGACAACATCCCAGATGGAGTGAATGTAGAATCTTCAGACCAGGGGCTTAAATCCAAAAAGCACGGAATCTCCGATTTTTTCGGCAG GagcttgttttccaggaagtcgAAGGAACAGAAGCCCTCGTCCCAGAGCGTGCCGGGCTGGAAGCTGTTTGGGAAAGTGCCGCTCCGAGAGAACCCGGCCAAAGATTCCCGGACAATCCAGCAG CAGGAGAGTAACCCAGGCAATCTTACGTCCGTATCCACACCCAACCTCTTAAGCGCAGGG GAGTACGAGGCGCGGACAGGGAAGGCCCCCATCCCCCTGTCCAAGGCCCAGTCGGGGCGGCGCAAAAACCTGGAGTTCGAGCCGCTCTCCACCACGGCGCTCATCCTGGAGAACCGCCCGTC GAACCTCCCGGCGAAGTCGGCAGAGGAGGCCCAGCGCCACCGCCAGGAGTACGATGAGATGGTGGCCGAGGCCAAGAAGAGAG agatgaagGAGGCCCAGAGGAAGAAGAAGCAGATGAAGGAGCGTTTCAAACAGGAGGAGATCATCGCCAACTCCATGGTGATCTGGAACACAGAGATCCTCCCCAACTGGGAGAGCAT GCGGAACACCCGCAGGGTGAGGGATCTGTGGTGGCAGGGCCTCCCGCCCAGCGTCAGGGGGAAGGTGTGGAGCCTGGCCATCGGGAACGAGCTCAACATCACGCACG AGCTGTACGAAATATTCCTATCTCGGGCCAAGGAGCGGTGGAGATGCCTGAGTGAGAGCAGCTCGGAGACCGAGGCGGAGG ATCCAGGGGCGTCACTGGCAGACAGAGAGTCCAGCCTGGATCTGATCAAGCTGGACATATCCCgcactttcccctctctcttcatATTTCAGAAG GGCGGGCCCTACCATGACCTCCTGCACAGCGTACTGGGAGCCTACACATGCTACAGACCTGACGTGGGATAC GTGCAAGGGATGTCTTTCATCGCCGCCGTTCTGATTCTGAACCTGGAGGAAGCGGACGCGTTTATCGCTTTCGCCAACCTCCTCAACAAGCCTTGCCAGATggcctttttccgggtggatcATGACTTG ATGCTGAAGTACTTTGCTGCTTTTGAAGTGTTCTTTGAAGAAAATCTCCCCAGACTGTTCAATCACTTCCAGAGTTACAACCTCACCCCTGATCTCTATCTCATTGACTG gATCTTCACCCTGTACAGTAAGTCCCTTCCCCTGGACCTGGCGTGCCGCGTGTGGGACGTGTTCTGCCGGGACGGGGAGGAGTACCTGTTTCGCACGGGGCTGGGTATCCTGCGTCTGTTCGAGGAGGTGCTGCTGCAGATGGACTTCATCCACATCGCCCAGTTCCTCACCCGGCTGCCCGAGGACCTGGCCTGCGAGCGGCTCTTCAGCTGCATCGCTGCCGTGCAGATGGTCTGCAGCAACAAGAAGTGGGCGCAG
- the tbc1d12b gene encoding TBC1 domain family member 12 isoform X4, with amino-acid sequence MEKAENGASQSALSIDVNENEETSRSYSALSDCKTDAPSRLLKASKNQAFAEDNRKSGQTGKGYVCLVNRRNVNVDATVLPSLCGGAGDRKMLDFVTDCLPSEIKDNCVISELCSDAILNGFPESSGQLMVESNAGGGGIEGTPSCSAGVSTGQQEMNGMLLLDGISQGAGDTDCYSKSEPEVRPTAVSSFACDGKHQQNCTCTASPPATVKLPNWGGDCVRQGAYEPDSVPQTKDRPIVVSSSPDASEKEAKSTNGGLLIVNTAVENVQTLAPNPQIKNVSLSPACCKGASEESEPGKNTHTTLVNEGNVSDIVSSEPSASNLSPSPSYHEDKRDDLENDVQQGKGAPARPLTLRTHPNNPVSLSCDSTPLSPEDGEMFGADGQHDLRFMDVSLSSRNTFEASRRQSAPDNIPDGVNVESSDQGLKSKKHGISDFFGRKSKEQKPSSQSVPGWKLFGKVPLRENPAKDSRTIQQESNPGNLTSVSTPNLLSAGEYEARTGKAPIPLSKAQSGRRKNLEFEPLSTTALILENRPSNLPAKSAEEAQRHRQEYDEMVAEAKKREMKEAQRKKKQMKERFKQEEIIANSMVIWNTEILPNWESMRNTRRVRDLWWQGLPPSVRGKVWSLAIGNELNITHELYEIFLSRAKERWRCLSESSSETEAEDPGASLADRESSLDLIKLDISRTFPSLFIFQKGGPYHDLLHSVLGAYTCYRPDVGYVQGMSFIAAVLILNLEEADAFIAFANLLNKPCQMAFFRVDHDLMLKYFAAFEVFFEENLPRLFNHFQSYNLTPDLYLIDWIFTLYSKSLPLDLACRVWDVFCRDGEEYLFRTGLGILRLFEEVLLQMDFIHIAQFLTRLPEDLACERLFSCIAAVQMVCSNKKWAQVFAALMKDNKDMDKNNSPALKS; translated from the exons atggaaaaagcagaaaatggaGCTTCACAGTCGGCTTTGTCTATCGATGTCAACGAAAACGAGGAGACAAGCAGGTCGTACTCTGCATTATCTGATTGCAAAACAGACGCACCGTCTCGTCTGTTGAAAGCCAGCAAAAACCAAGCCTTCGCAGAGGATAATAGAAAGTCAGGTCAGACAGGGAAAGGATACGTTTGTCTTGTGAACAGGAGGAATGTAAACGTAGACGCGACTGTGTTACCATCCCTGTGCGGTGGAGCCGGGGATAGGAAGATGCTAGATTTTGTTACAGACTGTCTTCCCAGTGAGATTAAAGATAACTGTGTCATTTCAGAGTTGTGTAGTGATGCCATACTAAACGGATTTCCTGAGTCATCGGGACAGCTAATGGTTGAATCAAATGCTGGAGGAGGGGGAATAGAGGGAACTCCATCCTGCTCGGCCGGTGTGTCCACCGGTCAGCAAGAAATGAACGGGATGCTGCTGCTAGACGGAATCTCACAGGGGGCTGGGGACACGGATTGTTACTCCAAATCTGAGCCAGAGGTGCGGCCCACCGCTGTTTCTTCATTTGCGTGCGATGGAAAACATCAGCAGAACTGCACTTGCACGGCCTCGCCGCCCGCAACCGTAAAGCTGCCTAATTGGGGGGGAGACTGTGTTCGACAAGGTGCTTACGAACCCGACTCTGTTCCACAAACTAAGGACCGACCCATCGTTGTTTCTAGCTCACCAGATGCTTCTGAAAAGGAGGCGAAATCAACAAATGGTGGGCTACTCATTGTAAACACAGCCGTGGAAAACGTACAGACTCTTGCACCTAATCCACAAATCAAAAACGTCTCTTTGTCACCAGCCTGTTGTAAAGGTGCCAGTGAGGAATCTGAGCCTGgtaaaaacacgcacacaacactAGTGAACGAAGGGAATGTGTCCGACATTGTTTCTTCTGAACCCAGTGCCAGCAATTTATCGCCGAGCCCATCGTACCACGAAGACAAAAGAGACGATTTGGAAAATGATGTGCAGCAGGGTAAGGGCGCTCCCGCTAGGCCCCTAACTCTCAGGACGCACCCGAACAATCCCGTCTCTCTGAGCTGtgactccactccactgagtCCGGAGGATGGCGAGATGTTCGGGGCCGACGGGCAACATGACCTACGGTTCATGGATGTCAGCTTAAGTTCCAGAAACACATTCGAGGCCAGTCGTCGACAAAGCGCCCCCGACAACATCCCAGATGGAGTGAATGTAGAATCTTCAGACCAGGGGCTTAAATCCAAAAAGCACGGAATCTCCGATTTTTTCGGCAG gaagtcgAAGGAACAGAAGCCCTCGTCCCAGAGCGTGCCGGGCTGGAAGCTGTTTGGGAAAGTGCCGCTCCGAGAGAACCCGGCCAAAGATTCCCGGACAATCCAGCAG GAGAGTAACCCAGGCAATCTTACGTCCGTATCCACACCCAACCTCTTAAGCGCAGGG GAGTACGAGGCGCGGACAGGGAAGGCCCCCATCCCCCTGTCCAAGGCCCAGTCGGGGCGGCGCAAAAACCTGGAGTTCGAGCCGCTCTCCACCACGGCGCTCATCCTGGAGAACCGCCCGTC GAACCTCCCGGCGAAGTCGGCAGAGGAGGCCCAGCGCCACCGCCAGGAGTACGATGAGATGGTGGCCGAGGCCAAGAAGAGAG agatgaagGAGGCCCAGAGGAAGAAGAAGCAGATGAAGGAGCGTTTCAAACAGGAGGAGATCATCGCCAACTCCATGGTGATCTGGAACACAGAGATCCTCCCCAACTGGGAGAGCAT GCGGAACACCCGCAGGGTGAGGGATCTGTGGTGGCAGGGCCTCCCGCCCAGCGTCAGGGGGAAGGTGTGGAGCCTGGCCATCGGGAACGAGCTCAACATCACGCACG AGCTGTACGAAATATTCCTATCTCGGGCCAAGGAGCGGTGGAGATGCCTGAGTGAGAGCAGCTCGGAGACCGAGGCGGAGG ATCCAGGGGCGTCACTGGCAGACAGAGAGTCCAGCCTGGATCTGATCAAGCTGGACATATCCCgcactttcccctctctcttcatATTTCAGAAG GGCGGGCCCTACCATGACCTCCTGCACAGCGTACTGGGAGCCTACACATGCTACAGACCTGACGTGGGATAC GTGCAAGGGATGTCTTTCATCGCCGCCGTTCTGATTCTGAACCTGGAGGAAGCGGACGCGTTTATCGCTTTCGCCAACCTCCTCAACAAGCCTTGCCAGATggcctttttccgggtggatcATGACTTG ATGCTGAAGTACTTTGCTGCTTTTGAAGTGTTCTTTGAAGAAAATCTCCCCAGACTGTTCAATCACTTCCAGAGTTACAACCTCACCCCTGATCTCTATCTCATTGACTG gATCTTCACCCTGTACAGTAAGTCCCTTCCCCTGGACCTGGCGTGCCGCGTGTGGGACGTGTTCTGCCGGGACGGGGAGGAGTACCTGTTTCGCACGGGGCTGGGTATCCTGCGTCTGTTCGAGGAGGTGCTGCTGCAGATGGACTTCATCCACATCGCCCAGTTCCTCACCCGGCTGCCCGAGGACCTGGCCTGCGAGCGGCTCTTCAGCTGCATCGCTGCCGTGCAGATGGTCTGCAGCAACAAGAAGTGGGCGCAG